A region of Halalkaliarchaeum desulfuricum DNA encodes the following proteins:
- a CDS encoding (2Fe-2S)-binding protein — protein MQVTLEINGAEHTLQASKTDSLLDVLRESGYTGAKRGCDTGACGFCTVLVDGEPETSCVVPAAKADGSSVRTIEGLGDQDDLHPVQQAFVDNSALQCGFCIPGMVMRSTALLEENPDPTEAEVREALSENLCRCTGYKKIVEAVLDAADRMGAESKIVADGGGGENR, from the coding sequence TTGCAAGTCACGCTCGAAATCAACGGAGCCGAACACACGCTCCAGGCATCGAAAACGGATAGTTTATTGGACGTCCTCCGAGAAAGCGGCTACACCGGGGCAAAGCGGGGGTGTGACACCGGTGCCTGTGGGTTCTGTACGGTTCTCGTGGACGGCGAACCCGAAACGTCGTGTGTCGTGCCGGCGGCGAAGGCCGACGGGTCGTCGGTCCGAACCATCGAGGGACTGGGCGATCAGGACGATCTCCATCCGGTACAGCAGGCGTTCGTCGACAACAGCGCGCTCCAGTGCGGCTTTTGCATCCCGGGCATGGTAATGCGGTCGACGGCGTTGCTCGAGGAAAACCCCGACCCGACGGAAGCGGAGGTTCGCGAGGCGCTCTCGGAGAACCTCTGTCGGTGTACCGGCTACAAGAAGATCGTCGAGGCGGTGCTGGACGCCGCAGACCGCATGGGAGCGGAATCGAAGATCGTCGCCGACGGCGGCGGAGGTGAGAACCGATGA
- the ade gene encoding adenine deaminase, which translates to MGDTVDLLIRGRLVNVTAGTLDDGAVAVDDGEIVALEERPAEREIETAYVAPGLIDAHMHVESSMVTLPRYGAAVVPRGVTSVIHDPHEIANVLGADGVRALLSDAEHTPLKARFTVPSSVPASHLQDAGAAVGPEEVAALLDEPKTVALGEVMNVPGVLAGDETVMRKIRAARERDMTVDGHAPRVTGSDLQEVARHLDNDHESIAIEEAREKVKAGLRVYLREGSASRNLKDLVGLVEEVDTRRLSLCTDDRDVVDLVEKGGIDFVVEKAMSLGVDPVEAVQMATINTAESYDLPFGRITPGVPADLVLLSDLEDWDVDHVVIDGEVIPTEGADEPPASEIETDTVRFDPLEPADLAIEHAGSGPVTVRVVDAVGGLQTARMETTVPVETTSPPEGLDGALVADTDADVIPLAVIERHGNQGEIGRGFVHRLGIERGAVGSTVAHDAHNCIVAGASHEAMTRVANHLRSIDGGIAAYDPTTDEVTSLALPVAGLMSDQQLTAVKDVFESVESAARDIGLTHEGGLMELSFLALEVIPEYRLTNRGLVDVGSFDHVDVVVGDQRV; encoded by the coding sequence ATGGGTGACACCGTCGACCTCCTCATACGGGGCAGGCTCGTCAACGTGACCGCGGGAACGCTCGACGACGGTGCGGTTGCGGTCGACGACGGGGAGATCGTTGCGCTCGAAGAACGTCCGGCAGAGCGCGAGATAGAGACGGCGTACGTGGCGCCAGGGCTGATCGACGCACACATGCACGTCGAATCGTCGATGGTGACGCTCCCTCGATACGGTGCCGCTGTCGTTCCACGCGGCGTGACGAGCGTGATCCACGATCCCCACGAGATAGCAAACGTCCTCGGGGCCGACGGGGTTCGGGCACTGCTTTCCGACGCGGAACACACTCCGCTCAAAGCACGGTTTACAGTTCCGTCGTCGGTGCCGGCGTCCCACCTCCAGGACGCGGGTGCGGCAGTCGGCCCGGAGGAGGTCGCAGCCCTGCTGGACGAACCGAAAACGGTCGCGCTCGGGGAAGTCATGAACGTTCCCGGCGTGCTCGCCGGTGACGAAACTGTCATGCGGAAGATCAGGGCGGCCCGCGAGCGGGATATGACCGTGGACGGCCACGCCCCGCGTGTCACGGGAAGCGACCTCCAGGAAGTCGCGCGGCATCTCGACAACGACCACGAGAGCATCGCGATCGAGGAGGCCCGCGAGAAGGTCAAAGCCGGGCTTCGGGTGTACCTCAGGGAGGGATCGGCCAGCAGAAACCTCAAGGACCTCGTCGGGCTGGTCGAGGAAGTCGACACGAGGCGGCTCTCGCTTTGTACCGACGACAGGGACGTCGTCGACCTGGTCGAAAAGGGGGGGATCGACTTCGTCGTCGAGAAGGCGATGTCGCTGGGCGTCGACCCCGTCGAGGCCGTCCAGATGGCGACGATAAACACCGCCGAGAGTTACGATCTACCGTTCGGCCGGATCACCCCCGGAGTTCCCGCTGACCTGGTACTGTTGTCCGATCTGGAAGACTGGGATGTCGACCACGTCGTCATCGACGGCGAGGTCATTCCCACGGAGGGTGCCGACGAGCCCCCCGCTTCGGAGATCGAAACCGACACCGTTCGATTCGATCCACTCGAGCCTGCAGACCTCGCGATCGAACACGCCGGCTCCGGGCCGGTCACGGTTCGCGTCGTCGACGCGGTCGGCGGGCTACAGACTGCCCGTATGGAAACGACCGTCCCGGTCGAAACCACGTCACCCCCTGAGGGCCTCGACGGCGCACTGGTGGCCGATACCGACGCGGACGTCATCCCGCTTGCCGTCATCGAGCGTCACGGCAACCAGGGAGAGATCGGCCGCGGGTTCGTCCACCGGCTGGGGATCGAACGCGGGGCCGTGGGTTCGACCGTCGCCCACGACGCGCACAACTGTATCGTCGCCGGAGCTTCTCACGAGGCCATGACGCGGGTGGCGAATCATCTCCGAAGCATCGATGGGGGAATCGCGGCCTACGACCCGACCACGGACGAAGTGACCTCGCTCGCACTTCCGGTCGCCGGGTTGATGTCGGACCAACAGTTGACAGCGGTGAAGGACGTCTTCGAATCCGTCGAATCAGCCGCCCGAGACATTGGATTGACACACGAGGGGGGACTGATGGAGCTGTCGTTCCTGGCGCTGGAAGTCATCCCGGAATACCGGTTGACGAACAGGGGGCTTGTCGACGTCGGCTCCTTCGATCACGTCGATGTCGTCGTCGGCGACCAGCGAGTGTGA
- a CDS encoding xanthine dehydrogenase family protein molybdopterin-binding subunit gives MDDNDTVSDGGTAEEVTAEEPLLEWDESENNRKDPEERLSVSRSPPKYDDPKLVTGDAKFTADYAEQFPDLAHAAVVRSEIPHGKVTEIHTEEAEEMDGVLAVLTPWSEEVPDNKYTSAGQSYPEPSPWDMNVLNETVRYVGDPIVAIAAESQETADSAAETVDIEYEEYDYVLDPEEAFDPDAPQLFDDDEVENKIVGHDYERNRMSHIEGELGDAREQFERDDVHVHETEWESSPQVHAQLEKHTSLVYTDEDDRIVVITSTQVPNHTRRQLAHLFDVPIRDIRVKKPRVGGGFGGKQAMVIEPIPMTLSLAIGRPVMYEASRKEEFHAMRRRHPMRLRTRTAVTDDGDIEAIELYALSNTGAYGSHGMTVAGNVGAKPLPMYSKVPNVRFVADIVHTNTPQTGAMRGYGAPQGTLAVEGHLDEVARDLGFDPIAFRQKHYMEVGDVDEIAGAMGGEGADRIIRSCGLDECIERGMEAIGWGEYDEPDEPHLHRGQGVALSAQGTGVAGDELGAAQIMMNEDGSFHLHVGGVDIGTGADTAMIQIAAEVLGCPEDDIVIKAADTDVTPFDYGAYASSTTYISGMAVKKAAEDAKERILEWAGKLLDEPVENLETADSEVYSEETGGSLPLEEVGFEAAYGDDEREHILGKGSHCTEESPPPFAAQFVDVTVDERTGEFEVNDLAVAVDCGVAINPGMAEGQIEGANHMSYEMAVGEGVTFDENGRPEVTAYSEYDIPSASETPSIEAILVETHEPTGPFGAKSVAEVPTNTVPPALSNAIRDAVGVRISEMPITAEKIKAGLDGSERSD, from the coding sequence ATGGATGACAACGATACAGTGTCCGACGGCGGTACAGCAGAGGAAGTGACCGCAGAAGAGCCGTTGCTGGAGTGGGACGAATCGGAGAACAACCGCAAAGACCCGGAGGAACGACTGAGCGTTTCGCGGTCGCCGCCGAAGTACGACGATCCCAAACTCGTCACGGGCGACGCGAAGTTTACCGCAGACTATGCAGAGCAGTTCCCCGACCTGGCGCACGCGGCGGTCGTCCGAAGCGAGATCCCTCACGGCAAGGTGACGGAGATACACACCGAGGAGGCCGAGGAGATGGACGGGGTCCTCGCCGTGCTCACCCCGTGGTCCGAGGAGGTCCCCGACAACAAGTACACCAGCGCGGGACAGTCGTATCCGGAGCCGAGTCCGTGGGACATGAACGTGCTCAACGAGACCGTCCGGTACGTGGGCGATCCGATCGTGGCTATCGCGGCCGAAAGCCAGGAAACCGCCGATAGCGCGGCGGAAACGGTCGACATCGAGTACGAGGAGTACGACTACGTGCTCGATCCGGAGGAGGCGTTCGATCCCGATGCCCCGCAACTGTTCGACGACGACGAGGTCGAAAACAAGATCGTCGGACACGACTACGAGCGGAACCGGATGTCGCACATCGAGGGCGAACTCGGGGACGCCCGCGAGCAGTTCGAGCGTGACGACGTCCACGTCCACGAAACCGAGTGGGAATCGAGCCCGCAGGTCCACGCTCAACTGGAGAAACACACGTCCCTGGTGTACACCGACGAGGACGACCGCATCGTGGTCATCACGAGCACCCAGGTGCCGAACCACACGCGCCGGCAGCTCGCGCACCTCTTCGACGTTCCCATCCGGGACATCCGGGTCAAGAAGCCGCGCGTCGGCGGTGGATTCGGCGGCAAACAGGCCATGGTCATCGAGCCGATTCCGATGACGCTATCGCTCGCGATCGGCCGGCCCGTCATGTACGAGGCGAGTCGGAAAGAGGAGTTCCACGCCATGCGGCGGCGCCATCCAATGCGACTCCGGACCCGGACCGCGGTTACCGACGACGGCGACATCGAGGCGATCGAACTGTACGCGCTCTCGAACACCGGGGCGTACGGGAGCCACGGGATGACTGTCGCCGGCAACGTCGGCGCAAAGCCCCTGCCGATGTACTCGAAGGTTCCCAACGTGCGGTTCGTTGCGGACATCGTTCACACGAATACCCCGCAGACGGGCGCGATGCGCGGGTACGGCGCCCCGCAGGGAACCCTGGCAGTCGAGGGGCACCTCGACGAAGTCGCGAGGGATCTCGGGTTCGACCCGATCGCGTTCCGACAGAAACACTACATGGAGGTCGGAGACGTCGACGAGATCGCCGGAGCCATGGGCGGGGAAGGCGCCGATCGGATAATCCGCTCGTGTGGGCTGGACGAATGTATCGAGCGCGGCATGGAGGCGATCGGGTGGGGCGAGTACGATGAGCCCGACGAGCCACACCTCCATCGAGGCCAGGGTGTCGCGCTGTCGGCCCAGGGCACCGGTGTGGCGGGCGACGAACTCGGGGCGGCCCAGATCATGATGAACGAAGACGGGTCGTTCCACCTGCACGTCGGTGGCGTCGACATCGGAACCGGAGCAGACACCGCGATGATTCAGATCGCGGCGGAGGTGCTCGGCTGCCCCGAAGACGACATCGTCATCAAGGCAGCCGACACCGACGTCACCCCGTTCGATTACGGCGCGTACGCCTCGTCGACGACCTACATCAGCGGCATGGCGGTGAAGAAGGCCGCGGAGGATGCCAAAGAGCGGATCCTCGAGTGGGCGGGCAAACTCCTCGACGAGCCGGTGGAGAACCTCGAAACCGCCGACAGCGAGGTGTACAGCGAGGAGACCGGCGGGTCGCTGCCCCTGGAGGAAGTCGGCTTCGAGGCGGCGTACGGCGACGACGAGCGCGAACACATTCTCGGGAAGGGAAGCCACTGCACCGAGGAGAGCCCGCCACCGTTCGCCGCACAGTTCGTCGACGTCACCGTCGACGAGCGCACGGGCGAATTCGAAGTGAACGACCTCGCCGTCGCGGTCGACTGTGGCGTCGCGATCAACCCCGGCATGGCGGAGGGGCAAATCGAGGGCGCCAATCACATGAGCTACGAGATGGCGGTCGGTGAAGGGGTCACTTTCGACGAGAACGGGCGCCCGGAAGTCACTGCCTACAGCGAGTACGACATCCCGTCGGCCAGCGAAACGCCGTCGATCGAGGCGATCCTGGTCGAGACCCACGAACCGACCGGTCCGTTCGGCGCGAAGTCGGTCGCGGAGGTCCCGACGAACACCGTCCCCCCTGCGCTGTCGAACGCGATCAGGGACGCCGTCGGAGTCCGGATCTCGGAGATGCCGATCACCGCAGAGAAGATCAAGGCCGGCCTCGACGGATCCGAACGCTCCGACTGA
- a CDS encoding (2Fe-2S)-binding protein — MNTELTINGESTTLSAPRDADLATALRHNGYTGVKCGCDGGECGASKVLIDGQAKMACGTTVEEVDGGEIVTIEGLGTQRDLHPIQQAFVDHFAVQCGFCTPGMIIQAVELLEEEPSPTEEQIREALSDNYCRCTGYQKPVEAIQDAAERLQDDPTVVADGGVAETNDEPSRTGTEHTTGE, encoded by the coding sequence GTGAATACCGAACTTACAATCAACGGCGAATCTACAACCCTTTCAGCCCCTCGCGACGCAGATCTGGCCACCGCGTTACGACACAACGGATACACCGGAGTCAAGTGTGGGTGTGACGGCGGAGAGTGTGGGGCATCGAAGGTACTGATCGACGGGCAGGCGAAGATGGCCTGCGGCACGACCGTCGAGGAGGTCGACGGGGGAGAAATCGTGACTATTGAAGGGCTCGGAACCCAGCGGGATCTCCACCCGATTCAACAGGCGTTCGTGGACCACTTCGCGGTCCAGTGTGGGTTCTGTACGCCCGGGATGATCATCCAGGCGGTCGAACTGCTCGAGGAGGAACCCTCGCCCACCGAAGAGCAGATACGTGAAGCGCTTTCGGACAACTATTGTCGCTGTACGGGATACCAGAAGCCGGTCGAGGCCATCCAGGACGCCGCCGAACGGCTACAGGACGATCCGACCGTCGTGGCGGACGGCGGTGTGGCCGAGACGAACGACGAACCGTCCCGAACGGGAACCGAACACACGACCGGAGAGTGA
- the npdG gene encoding NADPH-dependent F420 reductase, translated as MRIALLGGTGDIGEGLALRWAHDTDHTIVIGSRNEEKAQQRAEDYRETLDERDKSYDIEGTRNAAATEGADVVVVSVPPEYATDTVGAVTDALDDDAVLVSPAVRMNRDGAGFHYDQPELGSVAEEIAAVAPEQIPVVGAFQNVAAGALTNLDGDLSADIVVTGDDDEAKQTVTHLAEEIVGIRALDGGPLATSALVESVTPLLINLAMNNDGMHDLGVRFQ; from the coding sequence ATGCGGATCGCGCTACTAGGCGGTACTGGAGACATCGGTGAGGGACTCGCACTGCGATGGGCACACGACACGGACCACACCATCGTCATCGGGTCACGGAACGAGGAGAAAGCACAACAACGGGCCGAGGACTACCGCGAAACCCTCGACGAACGGGACAAAAGCTACGACATCGAGGGGACACGGAACGCGGCTGCAACCGAGGGGGCCGACGTCGTCGTCGTGAGCGTTCCCCCCGAATACGCGACCGATACCGTCGGCGCCGTCACCGACGCGCTCGACGACGACGCCGTCCTCGTCAGCCCCGCAGTCCGGATGAACCGTGACGGTGCGGGGTTCCACTACGATCAACCCGAACTCGGCTCGGTCGCCGAAGAGATCGCTGCAGTCGCCCCGGAACAGATCCCCGTCGTCGGCGCGTTCCAGAACGTCGCAGCCGGCGCGTTGACGAACCTCGACGGTGACCTTTCGGCGGACATCGTCGTCACCGGCGACGACGACGAAGCGAAACAGACCGTGACCCATCTCGCGGAAGAGATAGTCGGGATCCGGGCGCTCGACGGGGGGCCCCTGGCGACGAGCGCGCTGGTCGAAAGCGTGACGCCGCTTTTGATCAACCTCGCGATGAACAACGACGGAATGCACGACCTGGGCGTCAGGTTCCAGTAG
- a CDS encoding iron-sulfur cluster assembly scaffold protein has translation MCTPAEIYRERLLDHNENPRNAGRLPDPDRSLEEENPNCGDTLRFDIALTDDGDSIDDIRFESDSCAITRASASMLTEELQGEPVQRAFEIDREEMIEDILQVEISPMRRRCALFPRQVAQRALEE, from the coding sequence ATGTGCACCCCCGCGGAAATATACCGGGAACGACTCCTCGATCACAACGAGAACCCACGCAACGCCGGACGGCTGCCGGATCCGGACCGTTCGCTGGAGGAGGAAAATCCCAACTGCGGCGATACGCTCCGGTTCGATATCGCCCTCACGGACGACGGCGATTCGATCGACGACATCAGGTTCGAAAGCGATAGCTGCGCGATCACTCGGGCGTCCGCTTCGATGCTCACCGAGGAACTCCAGGGTGAACCAGTCCAACGGGCCTTCGAAATCGACCGCGAGGAGATGATCGAGGATATCCTGCAAGTGGAGATCAGTCCGATGCGGAGACGGTGTGCGCTTTTCCCCAGACAGGTCGCACAACGTGCCCTCGAAGAGTGA
- a CDS encoding sulfurtransferase TusA family protein produces the protein MDVNVIGGRLKDRKVKVDVTGLVCPVPVREVRRRLETMEPGEELVVVGDYPPAKDSIRRACLTHGFDVSEESTEGENGEFALRIRVTELSSLGSSLGST, from the coding sequence ATGGACGTGAACGTTATAGGCGGGCGGCTCAAAGATCGAAAAGTGAAAGTGGACGTCACCGGGCTGGTCTGTCCCGTTCCGGTACGCGAAGTCCGCCGGCGGCTCGAGACGATGGAGCCGGGCGAGGAACTGGTCGTCGTCGGCGACTATCCTCCAGCAAAGGACAGTATCCGGCGAGCCTGTCTCACGCACGGGTTCGACGTGAGCGAGGAGTCGACCGAAGGGGAAAACGGGGAGTTCGCCCTCAGGATCCGCGTTACCGAACTGTCGTCGCTCGGGTCGTCGCTCGGGTCGACGTGA
- a CDS encoding 5'-deoxyadenosine deaminase, with protein MLLSGTVVADASTVIPDGALVTTGSRIEAVGERRELVETYPDHERVECDVLMPGTVGAHVHSVQSLGRGIADDTELLDWLFDYVLPMEATLTEREMEIAAKLGYLELVESGTTTAIDHLSVAHADRAFEAAGEIGIRGLMGKVLMDRRSPDGLLEETDRALDETEELIREYHGAFDDRIRYAVTPRFAVSCTEECLRGARELADEYDGVRIHTHASENRSEIETVEADTGMRNIHWLDEVGLTGEDVVLAHCVWTDESEREVLAETGTHVTHCPSSNMKLASGIAPIWDYLDRGINVALGNDGPPCNNTLDPFTEMRQASLLQKVDRLDPTAAPAQDIFEMATVNGAKAAGFEKLGKLEEDWRADVIGLRTDITRATPLHDVLSHLVFAAHGDDVVFTMVDGDVLMDDGEVTAVDADEIRREAGEIDLDLEDARESARQVKP; from the coding sequence ATGTTACTCTCCGGAACAGTGGTCGCCGACGCGTCGACAGTGATACCCGACGGCGCCCTCGTCACGACGGGATCGCGTATCGAGGCAGTCGGGGAACGGCGCGAGCTTGTCGAGACGTATCCGGACCACGAACGGGTGGAGTGTGACGTCTTGATGCCCGGAACGGTCGGGGCACACGTCCATTCCGTCCAGAGCCTCGGGCGAGGGATCGCGGACGACACGGAGCTTCTGGACTGGCTGTTCGACTACGTCCTCCCCATGGAGGCGACCTTGACCGAACGGGAGATGGAGATCGCCGCCAAACTCGGCTATCTCGAACTCGTCGAGAGCGGGACGACAACCGCGATCGATCACCTGTCGGTCGCCCACGCCGACCGGGCGTTCGAAGCCGCAGGAGAGATCGGTATCCGTGGGCTGATGGGCAAAGTGCTGATGGACCGGCGGTCTCCAGACGGGCTGCTCGAGGAGACGGATCGCGCGCTCGACGAGACCGAGGAACTCATCCGCGAGTACCACGGTGCGTTCGACGACCGGATCCGGTACGCCGTGACGCCACGGTTCGCGGTCTCCTGCACCGAGGAGTGTCTGCGCGGTGCCCGGGAGTTGGCCGACGAATACGACGGCGTCCGCATCCACACCCACGCAAGCGAGAACAGAAGCGAGATCGAAACCGTCGAGGCGGACACCGGGATGCGCAACATCCACTGGCTCGACGAGGTCGGTCTGACCGGCGAGGACGTGGTTCTCGCTCACTGCGTGTGGACCGACGAGTCCGAGCGGGAAGTGTTAGCGGAGACGGGTACTCACGTCACGCACTGCCCGTCTTCGAACATGAAGTTGGCGTCGGGGATCGCGCCGATCTGGGACTACCTCGACCGGGGGATCAACGTGGCGCTCGGAAACGACGGACCCCCCTGTAACAACACGCTCGACCCCTTCACCGAGATGCGGCAGGCCAGTCTCCTCCAGAAAGTCGACCGCCTCGACCCGACAGCCGCACCGGCACAGGACATCTTCGAGATGGCGACGGTCAACGGCGCGAAGGCAGCAGGCTTCGAGAAACTCGGTAAACTCGAGGAAGACTGGCGTGCCGACGTCATCGGGCTCCGGACCGATATCACTCGGGCGACACCACTGCACGACGTCCTCTCGCACCTGGTGTTTGCGGCACACGGCGACGACGTCGTCTTCACGATGGTCGACGGCGACGTGCTCATGGATGACGGCGAGGTGACGGCTGTCGACGCCGACGAGATCCGCCGCGAGGCCGGCGAGATCGATCTCGACCTCGAGGACGCACGCGAGTCTGCCAGGCAGGTCAAGCCGTGA
- a CDS encoding Zn-dependent hydrolase, producing MDDVEIDPDRLYDRFEEFNRIGATEQGGVNRPALSDANRSARDRLCEWFREAGLEVTIDEMGNVFGRREGERDDLPPVLIGSHVDSQYNGGQYDGVIGVLGGLEIVEALSDAGERTRRPIEVVSWSNEEGVRFQPDMLGSGVFAGAFDLEFALSRADGEGNTFGEELERIGYAGDEPCRPRDLHCYFELHVEQGPRLERRGLSVAAVEGVYGFAWLSVTFEGMADHAGPTPMHEREDALVAASDVVGAVRRLTASGGEDLVGTVGSLEVEPDAINVIPETVELTVDLRSHDDDVVSSAVDRIRREVEWAAEREGIDYRLEELMRIEPRTFDTDCVETVEAAIEAAGYEGTRLVSGAGHDASYLDDVCPTGMVFVPSLEGVSHRESEFTEWSDVVAGVEVLCEVVRQKAAE from the coding sequence ATGGACGACGTCGAGATCGATCCAGACAGGTTGTACGATCGGTTCGAGGAGTTCAATCGAATCGGTGCAACGGAGCAGGGTGGGGTGAACCGTCCGGCGCTTTCGGACGCCAACCGCAGCGCCCGTGACAGACTCTGCGAATGGTTCCGGGAGGCCGGTCTCGAAGTGACTATCGACGAGATGGGCAACGTTTTCGGTCGACGGGAGGGCGAACGCGACGACCTCCCACCGGTACTGATCGGCTCCCACGTCGACAGCCAGTACAACGGCGGTCAGTACGACGGGGTGATCGGGGTTCTGGGCGGTCTCGAAATCGTCGAGGCACTTTCCGACGCCGGAGAACGGACCCGGCGGCCTATCGAGGTCGTCTCCTGGAGCAACGAGGAAGGGGTCCGATTCCAGCCAGACATGCTCGGCAGCGGCGTCTTCGCCGGCGCCTTCGACCTCGAGTTCGCACTCTCGCGTGCGGACGGCGAGGGGAACACGTTCGGCGAAGAGCTCGAACGGATCGGCTACGCCGGCGACGAGCCGTGTCGGCCGCGGGACCTGCACTGCTATTTCGAACTGCACGTCGAGCAGGGACCGCGGCTCGAACGCCGTGGGCTGTCGGTCGCCGCCGTCGAAGGGGTCTACGGTTTCGCGTGGCTCAGCGTCACCTTCGAGGGGATGGCCGACCACGCCGGCCCGACGCCGATGCACGAACGGGAAGACGCGCTGGTGGCCGCAAGCGACGTCGTCGGTGCCGTCCGCCGGCTCACCGCGAGCGGGGGCGAGGATCTGGTCGGGACCGTCGGGAGCCTCGAGGTGGAGCCCGACGCGATCAACGTCATCCCGGAGACTGTCGAACTCACCGTCGATCTCCGATCCCACGACGATGACGTCGTCTCGTCGGCGGTCGACCGGATCCGACGGGAGGTCGAGTGGGCAGCCGAGCGCGAGGGGATCGACTACCGGCTCGAGGAGCTGATGCGGATCGAACCACGCACGTTCGACACCGACTGCGTCGAAACGGTCGAGGCAGCCATTGAAGCTGCAGGATACGAGGGTACCAGGCTGGTTTCCGGGGCCGGACACGACGCGAGCTACCTCGACGACGTCTGTCCGACCGGAATGGTGTTCGTTCCGAGCCTCGAGGGTGTCAGCCACCGGGAAAGCGAGTTCACCGAGTGGTCGGACGTCGTCGCGGGGGTCGAAGTGCTGTGTGAGGTGGTTCGACAGAAAGCCGCGGAGTGA
- a CDS encoding YgeY family selenium metabolism-linked hydrolase, which yields MSLETAKPQFEEWVEQHRDDCIEFLRDLVSIPSATTVGEDEEEVAKRIKAEMEELGYDEAYIDDFGNVHGVIEGEKDGAVMLNSHIDTVGYGDRDQWDYDPYEGEIDDGEMYGLGTADMKCAMASMVYGGGALANSDVTPEHDVYVTGELMEEVSEGHAMRYVIEETDIDLEAVVIGEASEMNVKRGHRGRCELKIELDGSSCHASAPERGINPLYHASNILERIEELNEETEVHDFLGKGTIAATKVETDTPSNNAVPAAATIYVDRRLTIGEDEDRAYSELQDAIDAAIEEYGDEVEAAVETLTFDTPTWTGYEMESKKYYPTWLLEEDHPLVQDTYEVVDSVLDSDVEITKWTFSTSGNYTMGVAEIPTIGFGPSEEKWAHASDERVDVENVVRACEVYAGLGLEL from the coding sequence ATGAGCCTAGAGACAGCCAAGCCGCAGTTCGAAGAGTGGGTCGAACAGCACCGCGATGACTGCATCGAGTTCCTCCGCGATCTCGTCTCGATCCCGTCGGCGACCACCGTCGGCGAGGACGAAGAAGAGGTCGCAAAGCGCATCAAAGCCGAGATGGAAGAGTTGGGCTACGACGAGGCGTACATCGACGACTTCGGCAACGTCCACGGCGTGATAGAGGGCGAAAAGGACGGCGCCGTCATGCTCAATTCCCACATCGACACCGTCGGCTACGGCGACCGCGACCAGTGGGACTACGATCCCTACGAGGGCGAAATCGATGACGGAGAGATGTACGGCCTCGGGACCGCGGACATGAAATGCGCCATGGCCTCGATGGTCTACGGCGGCGGCGCACTCGCGAACAGCGACGTCACGCCCGAACACGACGTCTACGTTACCGGCGAGCTCATGGAGGAAGTGAGCGAAGGCCACGCGATGCGGTACGTCATCGAGGAGACCGACATCGACCTCGAGGCAGTCGTCATCGGCGAGGCCTCCGAGATGAACGTAAAGCGGGGCCACCGCGGCCGGTGTGAGCTCAAGATCGAACTCGATGGCTCCTCCTGTCACGCCAGCGCCCCCGAACGCGGGATCAACCCGCTGTATCACGCCTCCAACATCCTCGAGCGGATCGAGGAGCTCAACGAGGAAACGGAAGTCCACGATTTCCTCGGCAAGGGAACGATCGCCGCGACGAAAGTCGAGACGGACACGCCGTCGAACAACGCCGTCCCCGCCGCCGCGACGATCTACGTCGACCGCCGGCTGACCATCGGCGAGGACGAAGACCGCGCTTACTCGGAACTCCAGGACGCGATCGACGCCGCCATCGAGGAGTACGGCGACGAGGTCGAGGCCGCCGTCGAAACCCTGACGTTCGACACCCCCACCTGGACGGGATACGAGATGGAGTCGAAGAAGTACTACCCGACCTGGCTGCTCGAGGAGGATCACCCGCTCGTCCAGGACACCTACGAGGTGGTCGACTCCGTCCTCGACAGCGACGTCGAGATCACCAAGTGGACCTTCTCCACCAGCGGGAACTACACGATGGGCGTCGCCGAGATCCCGACGATCGGGTTCGGCCCGTCCGAGGAGAAGTGGGCACACGCGTCCGACGAACGGGTCGACGTCGAGAACGTCGTCCGCGCGTGTGAAGTCTACGCGGGCCTCGGGCTCGAACTGTAA